In Caproiciproducens sp. NJN-50, the following are encoded in one genomic region:
- the truB gene encoding tRNA pseudouridine(55) synthase TruB, with protein MNGILILDKPAGFTSFDVVAVLRGLTREKRIGHTGTLDPMATGVLPLLLGCATRAEALLPDTDKEYEAGFRLGIATDTQDTTGKTVAESGHGATAEEVESALGAFRGDILQVPPMVSAVSVGGKRLYDLARRGIEVEREPRPVTIYRLELLSYDEAARSGALRIACSKGTYVRTVCADLGEALHTYGAMSSLRRTRASGFTVSDCITLPRAKELAAEGRLEERVLPVETLFSDLPSVGVSPAQSVRFLNGGALDLERTALRRTAPGEGSVYRVKDPAGGFLGLGRAENGRLRVLRLFPGG; from the coding sequence ATGAATGGAATTCTGATTCTGGACAAGCCCGCCGGTTTTACCTCCTTTGACGTGGTTGCCGTCCTGCGCGGCCTGACCCGCGAAAAGCGGATCGGGCATACGGGCACGCTGGACCCGATGGCGACGGGCGTGCTGCCTCTGCTGCTTGGCTGCGCGACGCGCGCGGAGGCGCTGCTGCCAGACACCGACAAGGAATACGAGGCCGGGTTTCGTCTTGGGATCGCGACGGACACGCAGGACACGACGGGAAAGACCGTCGCCGAAAGCGGACACGGCGCGACGGCGGAAGAGGTGGAATCGGCGCTCGGCGCCTTCCGCGGCGATATTCTGCAGGTGCCGCCGATGGTTTCCGCGGTCAGCGTGGGCGGAAAGCGCCTTTACGATTTGGCCCGCAGGGGGATCGAGGTCGAGCGTGAACCGCGTCCGGTGACGATTTACCGGCTGGAGCTGCTGTCCTATGACGAAGCGGCGCGTTCCGGCGCGCTCCGGATCGCCTGTTCGAAGGGCACCTATGTCCGCACGGTCTGCGCGGACCTGGGGGAGGCGCTGCATACATACGGCGCAATGTCCTCCCTGCGCAGAACGCGCGCCTCGGGTTTCACGGTTTCTGACTGCATCACGCTGCCGCGGGCGAAAGAGCTTGCGGCCGAAGGGCGGCTGGAGGAACGCGTCCTGCCGGTGGAAACGCTGTTTTCCGATCTGCCGTCCGTCGGCGTGTCTCCGGCGCAGTCGGTGAGGTTCCTCAACGGCGGAGCGCTGGATCTGGAACGGACTGCGCTTCGCCGGACCGCGCCCGGCGAAGGCTCCGTTTACCGTGTGAAAGACCCGGCCGGAGGATTTCTCGGGCTTGGCCGCGCCGAGAACGGCCGGCTCCGCGTGCTGAGGCTGTTTCCCGGCGGATAA
- the rpsO gene encoding 30S ribosomal protein S15 — MLKEEKTEIIKQYALHEGDTGSPEVQIAILTTRINALTEHLKAHKKDHHSRRGLLKMVGQRRNMLNYLQKSDISRYRVIIEKLGIRK; from the coding sequence ATGCTGAAAGAAGAAAAAACGGAAATCATCAAACAATACGCGCTGCACGAGGGCGACACCGGCTCGCCGGAAGTTCAGATCGCGATTCTGACAACCCGGATCAACGCTCTGACCGAGCACCTGAAGGCCCACAAAAAGGATCATCATTCCCGCCGCGGGCTTCTGAAAATGGTGGGCCAGAGAAGAAACATGCTCAACTATCTGCAGAAGAGCGATATCTCCCGGTACCGTGTCATTATTGAAAAATTGGGAATCCGCAAATAA
- the ribF gene encoding riboflavin biosynthesis protein RibF: MEIDRTLTPSEGDSAVALGNFDGLHVGHRKVISLALDGASEGLLPTVFTFAENPLADLGGGAGGRLLSQEDKIAVLEHMGVKQLYILEFRAVKDLSAEEFVDRILIGCLKAKKVCCGFNFTFGRGGKADSSTLAGLCGARGVAVSVAKAVMVGGTPVSSTRIRGLLEAGRAGEAAKLLGRPFGYCMPVRRGRRLGHSLGTPTLNQELPKGFVQPKFGVYVSQVLVENQRYAGVTNVGVKPTVGSDQPLSETWMPDYRGGELYGRTVRVELLRFLRPERRFPTLEDLRAQILRDGAQAREFFSQDVSAARRI, from the coding sequence ATGGAAATTGATCGAACATTGACGCCCTCCGAGGGAGACAGCGCCGTCGCATTGGGGAATTTCGACGGACTGCATGTGGGGCATCGGAAAGTGATCTCCCTCGCGCTGGACGGAGCATCGGAAGGGCTTCTGCCCACTGTTTTCACCTTTGCGGAAAACCCGCTTGCGGACCTGGGCGGAGGAGCCGGCGGGCGGCTGCTGTCGCAGGAAGATAAAATCGCCGTGCTGGAGCACATGGGCGTGAAACAGCTGTATATTCTGGAATTCCGCGCCGTGAAGGATCTTTCCGCGGAGGAATTTGTCGACAGGATTCTCATTGGCTGCTTAAAAGCGAAAAAAGTCTGCTGCGGCTTCAATTTTACGTTCGGACGCGGCGGAAAGGCGGACAGCTCCACGCTGGCTGGGCTCTGCGGGGCGCGCGGAGTCGCCGTTTCGGTTGCCAAGGCGGTGATGGTGGGCGGCACGCCCGTCAGCTCCACCCGCATCCGCGGTCTGCTGGAAGCCGGACGGGCCGGCGAGGCGGCCAAGCTGCTTGGGCGCCCGTTCGGCTACTGCATGCCGGTCCGCCGGGGCAGAAGGCTGGGACATTCGCTCGGCACCCCGACCCTGAACCAGGAGTTGCCGAAGGGCTTCGTCCAGCCGAAGTTCGGGGTCTATGTTTCACAGGTTCTTGTGGAGAATCAACGGTATGCCGGGGTGACCAATGTGGGAGTCAAGCCCACGGTCGGCTCCGACCAGCCGCTTTCGGAAACCTGGATGCCTGATTACCGCGGCGGTGAGCTCTACGGAAGGACCGTCCGGGTGGAGCTGCTCCGTTTTCTCCGCCCGGAGCGCCGGTTTCCCACGCTGGAGGACCTGAGAGCGCAGATTCTGCGCGACGGCGCGCAGGCGAGAGAATTTTTTTCGCAGGATGTTTCCGCAGCCAGGCGCATTTAA